From the Pseudoalteromonas tunicata genome, one window contains:
- the cas7fv gene encoding type I-Fv CRISPR-associated protein Cas7fv, whose amino-acid sequence MEKVTGIKSVDFKIKAVGHGVVNWNGPTTLTGDSGKTVDNHTLPKLRGYSNLTGKIKDETGYKYKKEATDIDFKKTPLYISQNCIRHHLFKEQAFDLHFAGEKNLEKVLASITGLVRGYVVPSSQCKRTSPLLMEDFVDQLGNGNFEQFGQAGERDSSSFFSKTTFGDTEYLSYGSISIEQLQFISLDKKFDRASMIIKEGQGEEVAATVQGFIKELNPSLNPVATFHSNYVRKGTIFEEGECGILLNDDAVQAIVEHTLSRIADLSIRQAKGYMYVDEITVDYNDSHKMMRIKRDESEIVTKPKYQFAQYFYAK is encoded by the coding sequence ATGGAAAAAGTAACTGGAATTAAAAGTGTTGATTTCAAAATTAAAGCAGTAGGTCATGGCGTTGTGAATTGGAATGGACCAACGACTTTAACGGGTGATAGCGGAAAAACAGTAGATAATCACACACTGCCAAAACTAAGAGGATATTCAAATTTAACGGGGAAAATAAAAGACGAGACAGGTTATAAATATAAAAAAGAGGCAACTGATATCGATTTTAAAAAAACGCCTTTATATATTAGTCAAAACTGTATTCGCCATCATTTATTCAAAGAACAAGCCTTTGATTTGCATTTTGCCGGTGAAAAAAATTTAGAAAAAGTGTTGGCATCCATTACTGGTCTTGTACGAGGTTACGTCGTACCTTCAAGCCAATGCAAAAGAACAAGTCCATTGTTAATGGAGGATTTTGTTGACCAGTTAGGGAATGGCAACTTTGAACAATTTGGTCAAGCGGGTGAACGTGATAGCTCATCATTCTTTTCTAAAACAACGTTTGGGGATACCGAATATTTATCTTATGGTTCAATCAGCATTGAACAATTACAGTTTATCTCGCTAGATAAAAAGTTTGACCGTGCAAGTATGATTATTAAAGAAGGTCAAGGTGAAGAAGTTGCAGCTACCGTTCAAGGTTTTATCAAAGAATTAAACCCATCATTAAACCCAGTAGCTACTTTTCATAGCAACTATGTCCGTAAAGGCACTATTTTCGAAGAAGGAGAGTGCGGAATTTTACTCAATGACGATGCAGTTCAAGCAATCGTTGAGCATACTCTATCCCGCATAGCCGATTTAAGTATCCGCCAAGCCAAAGGTTATATGTATGTTGATGAAATCACTGTTGATTATAATGATAGTCATAAAATGATGCGCATTAAGCGTGATGAATCCGAAATTGTAACCAAGCCAAAATATCAATTCGCTCAATATTTT